A region of Myxococcus stipitatus DSM 14675 DNA encodes the following proteins:
- a CDS encoding RNA polymerase sigma factor, which yields MHAAAIDLPPLTELYNEHRSRALAIARRIVGDSDDAEDVVQDVFARLAWRSPDYGGRAAWTTWLHRVMVNSSINWLRARKRRERLSHEPLEPLSPESQAMGTEMKRHFTDAMREINEQQQHVLYLREVRGLSYPEIARMLRIPEGTVKSTLHRARQRTFGLMAERGHHP from the coding sequence ATGCACGCCGCCGCCATCGACCTTCCGCCGCTGACCGAGCTCTACAACGAGCACCGCTCCCGAGCGTTGGCCATTGCCCGGAGAATCGTGGGCGACTCCGATGACGCCGAGGACGTGGTGCAGGACGTCTTCGCCCGGCTGGCCTGGCGCTCACCCGACTACGGCGGACGCGCGGCGTGGACCACGTGGCTCCACCGGGTCATGGTCAACAGCAGCATCAACTGGCTGCGCGCACGCAAGCGCCGCGAGCGGCTGAGCCACGAGCCGCTCGAGCCCCTCTCCCCGGAGAGCCAGGCCATGGGCACCGAGATGAAGCGTCACTTCACCGACGCCATGCGGGAGATCAACGAGCAGCAGCAGCACGTCCTCTACCTGCGCGAGGTGCGCGGGCTGAGCTACCCCGAAATCGCACGCATGCTGCGCATCCCCGAAGGCACCGTGAAGAGCACCCTCCACCGCGCCCGGCAGCGCACCTTCGGCCTCATGGCCGAGCGCGGCCACCACCCCTGA
- a CDS encoding metallophosphatase domain-containing protein — MRIVAVSDTHLFHDELLMPPGDILVHAGDMCRAGDLEELARAAAWLRGLPYRHKVVIAGNHDQSFADAPEEARALLGDDIVYLQDSGATVAGLRFWGSPWQPAYNDWAFNLPRGAPLASKWALIPEGLDVLVTHGPPAGFGDRSSVGGRGGCVDLRERVLAVRPRLHLFGHIHDDGGLWRGDSTCFVNVTTWECERPPTVLELDEQGVTEVSIPPARR, encoded by the coding sequence ATGCGCATCGTCGCCGTCTCCGACACTCACCTCTTCCATGACGAGCTGCTGATGCCACCGGGTGACATCTTAGTCCACGCGGGCGACATGTGTCGCGCGGGGGACCTCGAGGAGCTTGCCCGAGCCGCCGCGTGGCTCCGGGGGCTCCCCTACCGTCACAAGGTCGTCATCGCGGGCAACCACGACCAGTCCTTCGCCGACGCCCCCGAGGAGGCCCGCGCGCTCCTGGGCGACGACATCGTCTACCTCCAGGACAGCGGCGCCACCGTCGCGGGCCTGCGCTTCTGGGGGAGCCCCTGGCAGCCGGCCTACAATGACTGGGCCTTCAACCTCCCGCGCGGAGCCCCACTCGCCAGCAAGTGGGCCCTCATCCCCGAGGGCCTCGACGTCCTCGTCACCCACGGCCCTCCCGCGGGCTTCGGAGACCGCTCCTCCGTGGGAGGCCGCGGCGGCTGCGTGGACCTGCGCGAGCGCGTGCTCGCCGTCCGGCCCCGCCTGCACCTCTTCGGTCACATCCACGACGACGGCGGCCTCTGGCGCGGAGACTCCACGTGCTTCGTCAACGTCACCACGTGGGAGTGCGAGCGGCCCCCCACCGTCCTCGAGCTCGATGAGCAGGGAGTCACCGAGGTGAGCATCCCCCCCGCCCGACGCTGA
- a CDS encoding ADP-ribosylglycohydrolase family protein: MSSTRRPVDHAERMSRALLSLEGLSVGDGFGERFFAARSLVAEVVEARRAPAPPWPYTDDTEMALALVQVLDEHGRVAQDRLAQLFAKRFRDNPYRGYGGGAIEILERIHLGMDWRPVSSQVFNGTGSKGNGAAMRVAPLGAYFADDLRRAAEEARLSAEVTHFHPDGQAGAMAVAVAAGWAAGARGPARELFDVVLEYTPAGATRRGLERAREWPLDTTPTAAAKELGSGSRVLSEDTVPFVIWCAVRHLEHFEDALWATVSGRGDMDTTCAMVGGIVVLATGQGAIPAPWWTAREALQLRAGR; encoded by the coding sequence ATGTCCTCGACTCGAAGGCCCGTGGACCACGCCGAGCGGATGTCGCGAGCCCTGCTGTCGCTGGAGGGGCTCTCGGTGGGGGATGGGTTTGGCGAGCGCTTCTTCGCGGCTCGGAGCCTGGTGGCCGAGGTGGTGGAGGCGCGCAGGGCACCGGCGCCCCCGTGGCCGTACACGGATGACACGGAGATGGCGCTGGCCCTGGTCCAGGTGCTCGATGAGCACGGACGGGTGGCGCAGGACCGGCTCGCACAGCTCTTCGCGAAGCGGTTCCGGGACAACCCCTACCGAGGCTACGGCGGCGGGGCGATTGAGATCCTGGAGCGGATTCATCTGGGCATGGACTGGAGGCCGGTGTCGTCGCAGGTCTTCAACGGCACGGGCTCCAAGGGCAACGGCGCGGCGATGCGCGTGGCTCCGTTGGGGGCCTATTTCGCGGACGACTTGCGGCGCGCGGCGGAGGAGGCGCGGCTGTCGGCGGAGGTGACGCACTTCCATCCGGACGGGCAGGCGGGGGCCATGGCCGTGGCGGTGGCCGCGGGCTGGGCCGCTGGGGCTCGAGGCCCCGCGCGTGAGCTGTTCGACGTGGTGTTGGAGTACACGCCGGCGGGAGCGACTCGGCGTGGGTTGGAGCGGGCGAGGGAGTGGCCGTTGGACACCACGCCCACGGCGGCGGCGAAGGAGCTGGGCAGTGGCTCCCGGGTGTTGTCGGAGGACACCGTGCCCTTTGTCATCTGGTGCGCGGTGAGGCACCTGGAGCACTTCGAGGACGCGCTGTGGGCCACGGTGTCCGGGCGCGGCGACATGGACACGACGTGCGCCATGGTGGGCGGCATCGTGGTGCTGGCCACGGGGCAGGGGGCGATTCCCGCGCCGTGGTGGACGGCTCGGGAGGCGCTCCAGCTTCGCGCGGGGCGGTGA